From the genome of Bacteroides sp. MSB163, one region includes:
- a CDS encoding GNAT family N-acetyltransferase, which translates to MIQIRPSQLSDLDRLMEIFDHARKFMASVGNGNQWINGYPQRELIAKEITDGHCYACEDEHGKIIGTFCFVPSPDPFYAIIEDGAWLNDDPYYVIHRIASDGSYKGIGDICLNWCAKQYPSLRADTHKDNIIMQNLLVRNEFIRCGTVYVSNGTPRIAYQKISR; encoded by the coding sequence ATGATACAAATTCGTCCCAGCCAACTTTCTGACTTAGACCGCCTGATGGAGATATTCGATCATGCCCGCAAGTTTATGGCATCCGTAGGAAACGGAAACCAGTGGATCAACGGCTACCCACAGCGTGAACTGATTGCCAAAGAAATCACCGACGGACATTGTTACGCATGCGAAGATGAACACGGAAAAATCATCGGAACATTTTGTTTTGTTCCGAGTCCCGACCCTTTTTATGCCATTATTGAAGATGGAGCTTGGCTGAATGATGATCCCTATTATGTGATTCACCGTATCGCTTCCGACGGAAGTTACAAAGGCATTGGCGATATCTGTTTAAATTGGTGCGCCAAGCAATATCCAAGCTTACGTGCGGACACACATAAAGACAATATCATCATGCAAAACCTCCTTGTACGAAACGAATTTATCCGTTGTGGGACGGTTTATGTCTCAAATGGGACGCCCAGAATTGCATACCAGAAAATATCACGATAA
- a CDS encoding DUF3990 domain-containing protein — MERVRQTYRCLHFETYNRDWLDFIVHSRKGLRSWQEYDFVEGGVANDRVIER; from the coding sequence ATGGAACGTGTCCGCCAAACCTATCGTTGCCTGCATTTCGAAACTTACAACCGTGACTGGCTCGACTTTATTGTACACAGCCGCAAAGGACTGAGATCTTGGCAAGAATATGACTTTGTGGAAGGAGGCGTAGCAAACGACCGCGTAATAGAACGGTAG
- the nudC gene encoding NAD(+) diphosphatase translates to MENSKNQSPTQWFVFFKDQLLLKKEKTEKGEIKYSVPYGTEPPLAPGSGSTIHEVFLPTDEMVHAFAIEQLVTETEEWAMVNLRGSYEYITLDEYKAAGKAYQILYWDQHSRFCPACGMPTEHKTPIMKKCPSCAYEIYPPISTAIIVLIRRGEEILLVHARNFRGTFYGLVAGFLEAGETLEQCVQREVMEETGLRVKNITYFGNQPWPYPSGLMVGFIADYESGEIKLQKDELSAGAFYSKENMPEIPRKLSIARKMIDWWLSNN, encoded by the coding sequence ATGGAGAATAGTAAAAACCAGAGCCCTACACAGTGGTTCGTCTTTTTCAAAGACCAACTGTTGCTGAAAAAAGAGAAAACAGAAAAAGGAGAGATTAAATACAGTGTACCTTATGGTACAGAACCACCGTTGGCCCCCGGCTCAGGTAGTACGATCCATGAAGTCTTTCTGCCCACGGATGAAATGGTACATGCATTCGCCATTGAACAGCTTGTTACAGAAACAGAAGAATGGGCTATGGTCAACCTCCGGGGGTCCTACGAATACATCACTCTGGACGAATATAAAGCTGCCGGAAAAGCATATCAGATACTGTATTGGGATCAGCACAGCCGTTTTTGTCCTGCGTGTGGTATGCCTACGGAACATAAGACCCCTATCATGAAAAAATGCCCTTCGTGTGCTTACGAAATATATCCACCTATTTCTACAGCTATCATTGTACTAATACGCCGCGGGGAAGAAATCTTACTGGTGCATGCCCGCAATTTCCGCGGAACATTCTATGGTTTGGTAGCCGGTTTCCTCGAAGCAGGAGAAACTCTGGAACAATGCGTACAACGCGAAGTGATGGAAGAAACCGGATTGCGAGTGAAAAATATCACTTATTTCGGCAACCAGCCCTGGCCCTATCCCAGCGGACTGATGGTAGGCTTCATTGCTGATTATGAAAGTGGGGAAATCAAGTTACAGAAAGACGAGCTCAGTGCCGGAGCATTCTATTCAAAAGAAAATATGCCGGAAATCCCACGAAAACTGAGCATAGCACGAAAGATGATAGACTGGTGGCTAAGCAATAATTAA
- a CDS encoding LytR/AlgR family response regulator transcription factor has translation MNCIIIDDEPLAREAMEMLVEENKELCLLSMFNNAVSAARFMEEHSVDLIFLDIQMPGITGIEFAHTVSKRTLIIFTTAYTEYALDSYEVDAIDYLVKPIEAERFQKAVQKALSYHSLLMKEEKEAIEANVSSEYFFVKSERKYFKVNYADILFIEGLKDYVILQLPEQRIITRMNMKGISELLPQNMFLRVNKSYIVNTRHIDSFDNNDIYIGNYEIAIGNSYRDTFFEEFLMKGKRKG, from the coding sequence ATGAATTGTATTATAATAGATGATGAACCCCTGGCACGCGAGGCTATGGAAATGCTGGTAGAAGAAAATAAAGAGCTTTGCTTACTGAGCATGTTCAACAATGCAGTGTCCGCCGCACGGTTTATGGAAGAACATTCTGTCGACCTAATCTTTCTGGATATCCAGATGCCCGGTATCACCGGCATAGAGTTCGCGCATACTGTCTCCAAACGAACACTTATCATCTTCACCACTGCCTATACGGAATATGCACTGGATAGCTATGAGGTCGATGCCATCGACTATCTGGTCAAGCCGATAGAAGCAGAACGTTTCCAAAAAGCTGTGCAGAAGGCTCTCTCCTATCATTCATTATTGATGAAAGAAGAGAAAGAGGCCATCGAAGCCAATGTATCTTCCGAGTATTTCTTTGTCAAGTCCGAACGGAAATATTTCAAAGTAAACTATGCCGATATTCTCTTCATCGAAGGATTGAAAGACTATGTAATCCTTCAATTACCGGAGCAGCGCATCATAACCCGTATGAATATGAAAGGTATCTCCGAGCTCCTGCCCCAGAATATGTTCCTCCGTGTAAACAAGTCCTATATCGTCAATACCCGCCACATCGATTCATTTGATAACAATGACATCTATATAGGCAATTATGAAATTGCCATAGGCAACAGCTACCGCGATACATTCTTTGAAGAATTTCTAATGAAAGGAAAAAGAAAAGGATAA
- the ald gene encoding alanine dehydrogenase translates to MIIGVPKEIKNNENRVGMTPAGVAELVKQGHTVYVQVSAGANSGFADEEYTAVGAKMLPTIEATYAAAEMIVKVKEPIAPEYKLIKKGQVVFTYFHFAADKILTEAMIESGGICIAYETVEKEDRSLPLLTPMSEVAGRMATQVGARFLEKPQGGKGKLMGGVTGVRPARVLVLGGGIVGTNAAQIAAGMGAEVLITDINLSRLRYLSEVMPKNVKTLYSSMHNIKMELPNIDLVIGSVLIPGDKAPHLITKEMLKMMKPGTVLVDVAIDQGGCFETSHPTTHSEPTYVVDSIVHYAVANIPGAVPFTSTMALTNATLPYTVALANKGWRKACKDDPALALGLNVVEGQVTYKAVADVFGLKYEPIEL, encoded by the coding sequence ATGATTATCGGAGTACCTAAGGAAATCAAGAACAACGAAAACCGTGTAGGTATGACCCCTGCCGGAGTAGCCGAGTTGGTGAAACAAGGTCATACAGTGTATGTACAGGTATCAGCAGGTGCAAACAGCGGTTTCGCGGATGAAGAGTACACAGCAGTGGGTGCGAAAATGCTGCCAACCATCGAAGCGACCTATGCCGCGGCGGAAATGATTGTGAAGGTGAAAGAACCTATCGCCCCCGAGTACAAACTGATTAAAAAAGGTCAGGTGGTATTTACCTACTTCCACTTCGCCGCCGATAAAATATTGACCGAAGCCATGATAGAAAGTGGCGGTATCTGCATTGCCTACGAAACCGTGGAGAAGGAAGACCGCTCGCTGCCATTGCTCACCCCTATGAGCGAAGTGGCAGGGCGCATGGCTACCCAGGTAGGTGCCCGTTTCCTCGAAAAGCCCCAAGGTGGAAAAGGAAAACTGATGGGTGGCGTGACAGGTGTACGCCCCGCACGGGTGCTTGTTCTGGGTGGTGGTATCGTAGGAACCAACGCCGCACAGATAGCTGCCGGCATGGGTGCTGAAGTCCTGATTACGGACATCAACCTCTCCCGCCTCCGCTACCTCAGCGAAGTGATGCCGAAGAACGTGAAAACGCTCTATTCCTCCATGCACAACATCAAGATGGAGCTTCCCAATATAGATCTCGTGATAGGTTCCGTCCTCATCCCGGGCGATAAGGCCCCGCACCTCATTACCAAAGAGATGCTGAAAATGATGAAACCCGGAACAGTCCTCGTAGATGTTGCCATCGACCAGGGCGGCTGCTTTGAAACCTCCCACCCGACCACGCATAGCGAACCGACGTATGTAGTGGATAGCATCGTTCATTATGCCGTTGCCAATATTCCGGGTGCCGTACCGTTCACCTCCACCATGGCACTGACCAATGCAACGCTGCCCTACACCGTGGCACTGGCAAACAAAGGCTGGCGGAAAGCGTGCAAGGACGACCCCGCACTGGCATTAGGGCTGAATGTGGTAGAAGGACAGGTGACATATAAAGCGGTGGCTGATGTGTTCGGACTGAAGTATGAACCGATAGAGCTGTAA
- a CDS encoding C69 family dipeptidase: MKSKRLTLSVLCMVTAVAHALACTNLIVGKNASTDGSTIVSYSADSYGLFGELYHYPAGVHKKGTLMDVHEWDTGKYLGQIEQARQTYNVIGNINEFQLTIAETTFGGRPELVDTTGIIDYGSLIYLGLQRARTAREAIKVMTDLVQEYGYYSSGESFTIADPNEIWIMEMIGKGPGVRGAVWVAVRIPDDCISAHANQSRIHQFDMNDKNNCMYSSDVISFAREKGYFNGVNKDFSFADAYAPLDFGARRYCEARVWSYFNMFTDRGEEFLPYIEGKTNQPMPLYLKANRKISVQDVKNAMRDHYEGTPLDISKDFGAGPYHTPYRLSPLSFKVNDQEYFNERPISTQQSGFVFVSQMRSTMPDAIGGVLWFGTDDANMTVFTPVYCCTDKVPVCYSRVDGADYITFSWNSSFWIFNWVANMVYPRYDLMIGDVRASQSEMETTFNDAQEGIESAASKLYSKDPARAKAFLTNYTNMTAQSTLDTWKRLGEFLIVKYNDGVVKRMKDGKFERNSIGQPAGVIRPGYPKEFLEEYAKQTGDRYKMPE; this comes from the coding sequence ATGAAAAGTAAAAGACTGACTCTTTCCGTCTTATGTATGGTGACAGCCGTAGCGCATGCGTTGGCTTGTACCAATCTTATTGTAGGTAAAAATGCCTCTACTGACGGTTCTACCATCGTTTCCTATTCTGCCGATTCCTACGGGCTGTTCGGTGAGTTATACCATTACCCTGCCGGCGTACATAAGAAAGGTACTCTGATGGATGTACACGAGTGGGATACCGGTAAATATCTGGGCCAGATAGAGCAGGCCCGTCAGACTTACAATGTTATTGGTAACATCAACGAATTCCAGCTCACCATTGCCGAGACCACTTTCGGTGGTCGTCCGGAATTGGTAGATACTACCGGTATTATTGACTATGGTAGTCTGATTTATCTGGGACTGCAACGTGCCCGTACGGCCCGCGAGGCTATCAAGGTGATGACTGACCTTGTACAGGAATATGGTTATTACAGCAGTGGGGAATCTTTCACAATTGCCGATCCTAACGAAATCTGGATTATGGAAATGATTGGCAAAGGCCCCGGTGTGCGTGGTGCCGTATGGGTGGCCGTACGCATTCCGGATGATTGTATCTCGGCGCATGCCAACCAGTCGCGCATCCACCAGTTCGATATGAATGATAAGAACAACTGTATGTATTCTTCCGATGTCATCTCTTTTGCCCGCGAAAAAGGTTACTTCAACGGTGTGAACAAGGATTTCAGCTTTGCTGATGCATACGCTCCTCTGGATTTCGGTGCACGCCGTTATTGCGAAGCCCGTGTATGGAGTTACTTCAATATGTTTACCGACCGTGGTGAGGAATTCCTTCCTTATATAGAAGGTAAAACCAATCAGCCCATGCCTCTCTATTTGAAAGCCAACCGCAAAATCTCCGTACAGGATGTGAAGAATGCCATGCGCGACCATTACGAAGGTACTCCGCTGGATATCAGCAAGGATTTTGGTGCAGGTCCTTATCATACTCCTTACCGTCTTTCTCCGCTGTCCTTCAAGGTGAACGACCAGGAATATTTCAACGAACGTCCCATCTCTACCCAGCAGTCAGGTTTTGTTTTCGTATCTCAGATGCGCTCTACCATGCCCGATGCTATCGGTGGCGTGCTGTGGTTCGGTACGGATGATGCTAATATGACAGTGTTCACACCTGTATATTGCTGTACCGATAAAGTGCCTGTATGCTACTCTCGCGTAGATGGCGCCGACTATATTACCTTCTCTTGGAATTCTTCTTTCTGGATATTCAACTGGGTGGCGAATATGGTTTATCCCCGCTACGACCTGATGATTGGCGATGTACGTGCAAGCCAGTCGGAGATGGAAACTACTTTCAATGATGCGCAGGAAGGTATCGAATCGGCTGCATCCAAACTGTATTCCAAAGATCCTGCCCGGGCAAAAGCGTTCCTGACTAACTACACGAATATGACCGCGCAAAGTACGCTCGATACCTGGAAACGTCTCGGCGAATTCCTTATTGTAAAATACAATGATGGTGTGGTGAAACGTATGAAAGACGGTAAGTTCGAACGTAATTCCATCGGTCAGCCGGCTGGTGTGATACGTCCCGGATATCCGAAAGAATTCCTTGAAGAATATGCAAAACAAACCGGCGACCGCTATAAAATGCCGGAATAA
- a CDS encoding M23 family metallopeptidase: MKHTILSLILLAWGAQAYPQTTENVPSDATFTPPFDFPITFSGNFGEIRANHFHGGLDFKTGGTIGKPVHALAEGYISRIRVTHGSGYVLDVAYNNGYKTINRHLSAFVGDVARRVEDLQYEKESWEVEITPEPGEYPVKAGQVIALSGNTGYSFGPHLHLDMFEADTDDYIDPLPFFKKKVKDNTAPRAEGIMLFPQPGRGVVDGNQKHQAFPLTPKQPITAWGLVGSAIRAYDYMDGVSNRYGVHTVILEVDSVEVFRSVVDRFSEYENRMINSWTYGQYMKSFIEPGNTLRMLHAPNGNRGLVDINEERPYHFVYTLKDALGNTSKVRFTIHGKRAEIKPVEHREKYIFHWNKVNILQEPGLNLVIPRGMLYDDAYLNYAVRADSGDIAFTYQLNDTRIPLHGRCELTVGLRRRPLEDMTKYYVASVGNRGKKYSIGGKYEDGLMKTTIRELGTYTVAIDTVPPQITPLNPKQWGSAGRITFKAKDGETGISSYRGTIDGKYALFGKPNSISGNLVCELDPRHVKKGGRHIVEMTVTDGCGNQTTERFEFVW; the protein is encoded by the coding sequence ATGAAACATACTATATTATCCCTTATACTTCTGGCATGGGGAGCGCAGGCTTATCCGCAAACAACGGAGAATGTGCCTTCCGATGCTACTTTTACCCCTCCTTTTGATTTCCCCATCACCTTCTCCGGGAACTTCGGTGAGATACGTGCTAACCACTTTCATGGCGGATTGGATTTCAAAACCGGAGGAACCATCGGCAAACCGGTACATGCCCTAGCCGAAGGATATATTTCGCGTATTCGCGTCACGCATGGTTCGGGATATGTGCTCGATGTAGCTTATAATAACGGATATAAAACCATCAACCGGCATCTCAGTGCTTTTGTGGGTGATGTGGCCCGCCGTGTGGAAGACCTGCAATATGAAAAGGAATCGTGGGAAGTGGAGATTACTCCCGAACCGGGTGAATATCCGGTGAAGGCAGGACAGGTGATCGCTCTGAGTGGCAATACCGGTTATTCTTTCGGTCCGCACCTGCACTTGGATATGTTTGAGGCGGATACGGACGATTATATCGACCCGTTGCCCTTCTTTAAGAAGAAAGTGAAAGACAATACGGCTCCTCGTGCCGAGGGCATTATGCTTTTTCCTCAACCGGGTAGGGGAGTAGTGGACGGAAACCAGAAGCATCAGGCGTTTCCGCTTACCCCAAAACAACCTATTACTGCTTGGGGATTGGTAGGTTCCGCTATCCGTGCCTATGATTATATGGACGGGGTGAGCAATCGTTACGGAGTACATACTGTCATTCTGGAAGTAGATAGTGTGGAAGTGTTCCGTAGTGTGGTAGATCGTTTCTCGGAATATGAGAACCGGATGATTAATTCGTGGACGTACGGGCAATACATGAAGTCATTCATCGAGCCGGGAAATACATTACGTATGCTGCATGCTCCCAATGGAAACCGGGGACTGGTTGATATTAATGAAGAGCGTCCCTACCACTTCGTTTATACGCTGAAAGATGCGCTGGGAAATACTTCCAAAGTACGTTTTACGATACATGGAAAGCGTGCGGAAATAAAACCTGTGGAGCACCGGGAGAAGTACATTTTTCACTGGAATAAAGTAAATATCCTGCAAGAGCCCGGTTTGAATCTGGTTATCCCCCGAGGGATGCTCTATGATGACGCATATCTGAATTATGCCGTGCGGGCTGACAGTGGAGACATTGCTTTCACCTATCAGTTGAATGATACCCGTATACCTTTGCATGGACGTTGCGAATTAACTGTTGGATTGCGCCGCCGTCCATTGGAAGATATGACGAAATATTATGTAGCAAGTGTGGGTAATCGTGGAAAGAAATATAGTATAGGTGGCAAGTATGAAGACGGATTAATGAAGACGACGATCCGCGAACTGGGCACTTATACTGTTGCCATTGACACCGTACCGCCCCAAATCACTCCGCTCAATCCAAAACAATGGGGGAGCGCGGGACGCATCACTTTCAAGGCAAAAGATGGAGAAACCGGTATCAGTAGCTACCGGGGAACCATAGACGGAAAATATGCTCTGTTTGGCAAGCCCAATTCCATCAGTGGAAATCTGGTTTGTGAACTCGATCCGCGACATGTGAAGAAAGGCGGACGACATATTGTAGAGATGACCGTGACGGATGGCTGCGGCAATCAGACGACAGAGCGGTTTGAGTTTGTCTGGTAA
- a CDS encoding sensor histidine kinase, whose amino-acid sequence MINNRFTNFLLAPRYRTARHLFLQFVVFMITVNILWNVPMRPLSFPQRLLGWAIYFISIDAVFYINLYWLFPRFLMKNRLLIYALGVSGVSLIVIIAVAIFQIFTIDISVPSSDNGLLPIVVNAISGVLAMGFTVAGMSAILLLRHWILYNQRVDEIQSATLHSELKFLKNQINPHFLFNMLNNANVLIRKNPAEASKVLFKLEDLLRYQMNDNFREHVPLRSDVRFLNDYLNLEKVRRDHFDYNITEEGNINGIQLPALLFIPFVENAVKHNFDSEHPSYVHLFFKVDDNQLEFQCENSKPAVATGKSRVGGIGLTNIRRRLELLYVGRYLLEVSETENKYVVNLKLNL is encoded by the coding sequence ATGATCAATAACCGTTTTACCAATTTCCTGCTTGCTCCACGTTATCGGACGGCAAGGCATCTGTTTCTGCAATTCGTGGTATTTATGATTACAGTAAACATACTTTGGAATGTCCCCATGCGACCACTCAGCTTTCCTCAAAGGTTGCTGGGATGGGCCATCTATTTTATTTCCATTGATGCAGTTTTCTATATCAATCTTTATTGGCTATTCCCTCGCTTCCTGATGAAAAATCGCCTGTTGATATATGCCCTCGGTGTATCCGGAGTTAGTCTGATAGTCATTATAGCTGTAGCCATATTCCAAATTTTCACCATCGACATTTCTGTTCCCTCATCCGATAACGGTCTATTGCCTATCGTGGTAAATGCCATATCAGGAGTATTAGCCATGGGATTTACCGTAGCCGGAATGTCCGCCATACTCCTACTCCGCCACTGGATACTCTATAACCAGCGTGTAGATGAGATCCAATCTGCCACTCTGCATTCTGAATTGAAGTTTCTCAAAAACCAGATAAATCCTCACTTCTTATTCAATATGCTGAATAATGCCAATGTACTCATTCGAAAGAATCCCGCAGAAGCATCTAAAGTATTATTCAAGCTTGAAGATTTATTGCGTTACCAGATGAATGATAACTTCCGCGAACATGTACCTCTCCGCTCCGATGTCCGTTTCCTGAACGATTATCTGAATCTGGAAAAAGTACGGCGTGACCACTTTGACTACAATATCACAGAGGAAGGTAATATCAATGGCATACAATTGCCGGCCTTGCTATTCATTCCTTTTGTAGAGAATGCAGTGAAGCATAATTTCGATAGTGAACATCCGTCATACGTTCACCTTTTCTTCAAGGTTGATGATAATCAATTGGAATTCCAGTGTGAAAATTCCAAGCCTGCCGTAGCAACAGGCAAGAGCCGTGTAGGCGGAATCGGACTAACAAACATCCGACGTCGGCTCGAACTCTTATATGTCGGTCGCTATTTACTGGAAGTGTCCGAGACAGAAAACAAATATGTAGTAAATTTAAAGCTGAACTTATGA
- a CDS encoding LytTR family DNA-binding domain-containing protein, with product MKVIIIEDEKAAVRNLKALLQEVKPEVEVEATVDSIAAVLDWFAIHSMPDMIFMDIHLADGSAFEIFDHVDITCPIVFTTAYDEYALRAFKVNSVDYLLKPIGKSDIEKAFHKLEQLQGPEQGKSPDNALLQLIHSLKKQESYKTHFLIPVKGDKLLPVSVDMILLFYIQDCKVKVVLADGKEYTFPQTLDEITECIDPSLFFRVNRQFLISREAIKDIDLWFNNRLSINLRCKVSDEKVLVSKARVQEFKDWFSKTH from the coding sequence ATGAAAGTAATTATTATAGAAGATGAGAAAGCGGCAGTCCGCAACCTGAAAGCTTTGTTACAGGAAGTGAAGCCGGAAGTGGAAGTTGAGGCTACTGTGGACAGTATTGCGGCTGTATTGGATTGGTTTGCCATACACTCTATGCCGGATATGATCTTTATGGATATTCATTTAGCTGACGGATCAGCCTTTGAAATCTTCGATCATGTAGATATTACCTGCCCTATCGTTTTCACTACGGCCTATGATGAATATGCTCTTCGTGCGTTCAAAGTGAACAGCGTGGATTATTTATTGAAGCCTATTGGCAAGAGTGACATTGAGAAAGCTTTCCATAAGTTGGAGCAGTTGCAGGGTCCGGAACAAGGGAAATCCCCTGACAATGCTTTATTGCAATTAATCCATTCGCTGAAAAAGCAGGAAAGTTATAAAACGCATTTTCTCATTCCGGTGAAGGGTGACAAGTTGCTACCGGTTTCGGTGGATATGATTCTGCTGTTTTATATTCAGGACTGCAAAGTGAAGGTTGTTCTTGCCGATGGTAAGGAATATACATTTCCACAAACGTTGGATGAAATAACAGAATGTATCGATCCATCCCTGTTCTTTCGTGTCAACCGGCAATTTCTGATTTCCCGTGAGGCTATCAAGGATATTGATTTATGGTTCAACAATCGTCTGTCTATTAATCTTCGTTGTAAGGTATCGGATGAGAAAGTGCTGGTAAGCAAGGCACGTGTGCAGGAATTTAAGGATTGGTTTTCCAAGACACATTGA
- a CDS encoding phospho-sugar mutase has product MENQELIKQVTEKAQMWLTPAYDAETQAEVKRMLENEDKTELIDCFYKDLEFGTGGLRGIMGAGTNRMNIYTVGAATQGLSNYLNKCFKDKEQISVVVGYDCRNNSDKFARISADIFSANGIKVYLFDDLRPTPEVSFAIRHFGCQSGINITASHNPREYNGYKAYWDDGAQVLAPHDTAIIDEVNKVTVDDIKFEGNKELIQIIGADVDKIYLDMVHSISIDPEVIKRQKDLSIVYTPLHGAGRVLIPSSLKEWGFENVNCVPEQMVKDGNFPTVVSPNPENAEALSMAIALAKKIDADIVMASDPDADRVGMACKDDKGEWVLINGNQTCLIFLYYIIKNRIAMGKMQPNDFIVKTIVTTELIKAVADKNKIEMRDCYTGFKWIAREIRLSEGKQQYIGGGEESYGFLAEDFVRDKDAVSACSLLAEICAWAKDQGKTLYDVLMDIYVEYGFSKETTVNVVKPGKSGADEIKAMMDNFRANPPKEIGGSPVKLIKDYKTLKMIDAQGNAVDLDMPETSNVLQYFTEDGTKISVRPSGTEPKIKFYIEVKGEMGCPKCYASADAEAEEKVVAVRKSLGI; this is encoded by the coding sequence ATGGAAAATCAGGAACTTATCAAGCAGGTAACTGAGAAAGCCCAAATGTGGCTCACCCCGGCTTATGATGCCGAAACTCAGGCTGAAGTAAAACGCATGTTGGAAAACGAAGATAAAACTGAGTTGATAGATTGTTTCTATAAGGATTTGGAATTCGGGACGGGTGGCCTGCGCGGCATCATGGGTGCTGGAACCAATCGCATGAATATCTATACCGTAGGTGCTGCAACACAGGGCCTTTCCAACTATCTGAATAAGTGTTTCAAGGACAAAGAGCAGATTTCCGTTGTGGTAGGTTATGACTGCCGTAACAATAGCGACAAGTTTGCCCGGATTTCTGCAGATATCTTCTCTGCAAACGGTATCAAGGTATATCTCTTCGACGATTTGCGTCCTACACCGGAAGTTTCTTTTGCTATCCGTCACTTCGGTTGCCAGAGTGGCATCAATATCACGGCAAGTCATAACCCGAGAGAATACAATGGCTATAAGGCTTATTGGGATGATGGCGCACAAGTACTTGCTCCGCACGATACCGCTATCATTGACGAAGTAAACAAGGTGACTGTTGATGATATCAAGTTTGAAGGTAACAAAGAGTTGATTCAGATAATTGGTGCTGATGTAGACAAGATCTATCTGGATATGGTTCATTCTATTTCTATAGATCCGGAAGTTATCAAGCGTCAGAAAGATCTCAGCATTGTTTATACTCCTTTGCATGGTGCAGGTCGTGTGCTGATTCCTTCTTCTCTGAAAGAATGGGGATTTGAGAATGTAAATTGCGTACCCGAGCAGATGGTGAAGGATGGCAATTTCCCGACAGTGGTATCTCCGAACCCTGAAAATGCTGAGGCGCTTTCTATGGCTATCGCATTGGCGAAGAAGATCGATGCCGATATTGTAATGGCCAGTGACCCGGATGCTGACCGTGTAGGTATGGCTTGCAAAGATGATAAAGGTGAGTGGGTGCTTATCAATGGTAACCAGACTTGTCTGATCTTCTTGTATTACATTATCAAGAATCGTATTGCAATGGGTAAGATGCAGCCGAATGATTTTATTGTGAAGACCATTGTAACTACTGAACTGATTAAAGCTGTCGCTGATAAGAATAAGATTGAAATGCGTGATTGCTACACTGGTTTCAAATGGATTGCACGTGAAATCCGTTTGAGCGAAGGTAAGCAGCAATATATTGGTGGTGGTGAAGAAAGCTACGGCTTCCTGGCAGAAGACTTTGTTCGTGATAAAGATGCCGTTTCCGCTTGTTCATTGTTGGCTGAGATCTGTGCCTGGGCTAAGGATCAGGGCAAGACGCTGTATGATGTGCTGATGGATATCTATGTAGAGTATGGTTTCTCTAAAGAAACGACTGTAAACGTAGTGAAACCCGGTAAGAGCGGTGCGGATGAAATCAAAGCCATGATGGATAACTTCCGTGCTAACCCGCCGAAAGAAATCGGAGGTTCACCTGTTAAATTGATCAAGGATTATAAGACATTGAAGATGATCGATGCTCAGGGAAATGCTGTTGATCTGGATATGCCGGAGACTTCAAATGTTCTTCAGTATTTCACGGAAGACGGTACAAAGATTTCTGTTCGTCCGTCGGGTACAGAACCGAAAATCAAGTTCTATATCGAGGTGAAGGGCGAAATGGGTTGCCCGAAATGCTACGCCAGTGCTGATGCTGAAGCAGAAGAGAAAGTGGTGGCAGTACGTAAGTCACTTGGTATCTGA
- a CDS encoding AraC family transcriptional regulator translates to MHAIAPLAGFNSRSAYYTTFSRVFGMTPMQYRETLKEEEV, encoded by the coding sequence TTGCACGCCATAGCCCCACTAGCGGGTTTCAACAGCCGTAGCGCATACTATACAACTTTCAGCCGGGTATTCGGCATGACGCCGATGCAGTATCGGGAAACACTGAAAGAAGAAGAAGTTTAA